In Heyndrickxia vini, the sequence ATGATGCAATGGCCTATCAAGTTGCTAAAGAGATTGGGGCAGCTAGTGCAATCTTAAAAGGAAAGATCGATGCAATCATTCTGACAGGTGGTCTCGCTTACGGAAAAGATTTTGTTGCAAAAATATGTGAATATGTAAATTGGATTGCCGATTGCATTATCGAACCTGGAGAAGATGAACTGCGCGCATTAGCAGAAGGAACATTAAGGGTTCTTACAGGGGTGGAAAGTGTGAAGGTATACCCAAACGAAATGGAAAAAATGAATATAAAATAAAGTGTTTTATAAGAATGGAGGAATAAGATTGGCACAAGAATATGATTTAGTCGTTCTGGGTGGAGGCACAGGTGGTTATGTAGCTGCAATTCGTGCATCTCAATTAGGCCTTAAAACAGCAATCGTTGAAAAAGGACTTTTGGGCGGAACATGTTTACATAAAGGATGTATACCTAGTAAAGCCTTACTACGCAGCGCGGAAGTATATGCGACAGCGAAAAAAAGTGAGGAATATGGCATTTCAATTGGTGACATCCAACTTAATTTCTCACGTGTGCAAGAACGAAAAGAAAAGATAGTGGAACAATTACATCGTGGTGTTCAACATTTAATGAAACAGGGCAAAATCGATGTTTATGAAGGAATCGGTAGAATATTAGGCCCATCCATCTTTTCTCCCATGCCTGGAACGATATCTGTTGAAATGAATAATGGAGAAGAAAATGAGATGCTCATTCCCAAAAACGTGATTATTGCAACTGGGTCCCGTCCAAGATCACTTCCGGGATTAGAAATTGATGGTTCTCTTGTTCTTTCATCAGATGAAGCCCTGCAACTAAAGGAATTACCTAAGTCAATGATTATCGTTGGCGGGGGTGTGATTGGGATTGAATGGGCTTCCATGTTAAATGATTTCGGTGTCGATATAACTGTTATTGAATATGCTGATCGTATTGTACCAACAGAAGATCATGAAATATCAAAAGAAGCAGCGAGAATTCTTAAAAAGAAAGGCATTAAAATTGTAACTTCTGCTAAAGTATTACCAGAAACTTTAGTTAAGGAAGATGACAAAGTGTCAATATCAGCTGAAATAAAAGGAGAAAACCAAACGTTTACTGGAGAAAAGATTTTAGTTTCCGTTGGAAGAATCGCTAACACCGAAAATATTGGTTTGCAAAATACGGAAATCAAAGTGGAAAAAGGCTTTATCCAAGTAAACGAATTTTTCCAAACAAAGGAATCCCATATTTATGCAATCGGCGATGTTATTGGTGGTCTACAGCTTGCACATGTAGCTTCACATGAAGGAATTGTGGCAGTTGAGCATATAGCAGCTAAGAAGCCAACTCCTATCGATTATTCGTTAGTTTCCAAATGTATTTATAGTAGTCCAGAAATGGCAAGTGTAGGATTAACTGAAAACGAGGCAAAAGAAAAAGGATATAATGTTAAGATTGGGAAATTCTCATTTAAAGCGATTGGAAAAGCATTGGTATACGGTGAATCAGATGGTTTTGTGAAAATTATTGCTGACAAAGATACAGATGATATACTTGGTGTTCATATGATTGGCCCACATGTGACAGATATGATATCTGAGGCAGGTTTGGCAAGAGTATTAGATGCAACGCCATGGGAAATCGGACATACGATACACCCACATCCATCTCTTAGTGAAGCGATTGGTGAAGCTGCATTAGCTGTTGACGGAAATGCAATCCATTCTTAGGATGAAAAAAATGAGAAATTTAGGAGGTAAAAGAAGATGGCT encodes:
- the lpdA gene encoding dihydrolipoyl dehydrogenase translates to MAQEYDLVVLGGGTGGYVAAIRASQLGLKTAIVEKGLLGGTCLHKGCIPSKALLRSAEVYATAKKSEEYGISIGDIQLNFSRVQERKEKIVEQLHRGVQHLMKQGKIDVYEGIGRILGPSIFSPMPGTISVEMNNGEENEMLIPKNVIIATGSRPRSLPGLEIDGSLVLSSDEALQLKELPKSMIIVGGGVIGIEWASMLNDFGVDITVIEYADRIVPTEDHEISKEAARILKKKGIKIVTSAKVLPETLVKEDDKVSISAEIKGENQTFTGEKILVSVGRIANTENIGLQNTEIKVEKGFIQVNEFFQTKESHIYAIGDVIGGLQLAHVASHEGIVAVEHIAAKKPTPIDYSLVSKCIYSSPEMASVGLTENEAKEKGYNVKIGKFSFKAIGKALVYGESDGFVKIIADKDTDDILGVHMIGPHVTDMISEAGLARVLDATPWEIGHTIHPHPSLSEAIGEAALAVDGNAIHS